In the Vibrio hippocampi genome, AGCGGATTGCCTACGATCAACTGACGAATGTGGCTGGCGAGATAAGTGCGAGTAAATCTCAGCAACAAAGAGTCGTGGTATTTATTTCACCCAACTCTAGTGCTTACCTGCTTATCAAAGAGGGTGATCAAGTGATTGAGTTAGCCAAGATCAAATAGCGCTATATGCTATTGTTATCCGCAACAGACAAAACGGCGAACAAGATGATGTTCGCCGTTTCAATATATCGATTGCTTGTGAGTTCAGCTATCGTGAGTTTAGTTATTGGGAAATAAGCTGTAAACCAGTGGGCAGAGCATCCCCAAACAGCCGTTTTGTATCTTGAGTATCGAGAGTCTGTACCTCAGACACTAAATCCAACCAAGTTTGCGGCGCTTTGCTCGCTTTTAGTTTATCAATCACTTGCTGACGATAACTCTCTTGGATGTCGATCGTTCTATCCCCGGTTTTTCGACACATCAACATACAAGCAAAACCAATCATACTTTCCTTGTTCCAATCCAACGTTAAGATACGCTCTAGCCACTGCTCGATTTGCTCTCTTGGCACCACGTTATGTTGGCTGCCATAAAGCGGGGTTCTTCCGGCTAAACGACCTAAAGCCCACCAATGCGCTTGAACAAATAATGGCGAGTTAATCGCTTTGTTCAAGAACCAAGTGGCGAGTAACACTTTGTCGTCAACGTAGAGATTCTCTAAACTGGCTGACAAGCGCACCATCGCTTCATAGCCTTTATCTTTTGCACCTTGAAAGGTCTTGGCGTTTTTTATTGCGCCGGGGTGAAGGTATTTAGCGATGTCCGCTAGAATAGTCTCTTGCTGTTCTTGGTTTAATCCTCCAGAAACACGACGCCAGAATACCCACCAATCACTCCAACCTTGGGGGTTTTGGAACTGGATCCCTTGGTTGTACAATGCCCAGATTTGCTCCATTCGCCATGAGTCGGTAGCGTCACCGAAGCCGGGACGCATACAAAACCCCGTCAATCTTAGCCAGTTTTTCTCGTGTTGCTCAGAGCGTCGGCGACGTTTGCGGCCAAGATTAAAACTGTCCACCAGAGAGCGAATCGTATAGGAATCCCAATCTTCCTTTTTACCAAGGTTCTTCTCTAAGTTTTTGCTAAGCAGTTTAATATCTTTGCTATCGGCGCTCTGCTTGTTACCGCTATAAAGACGAGAGATTAACGCTTGTGATGACTCCAAGCCGGGATGGACTTTTATCTCAGACTCCTGAGATTGCGCCCCACGGACTTCAAACTCTAACAGCCAACGCTGAGCGTCATCTGCAACGCTAACACATTCCAATTTGAGTGTACCGACTTCGGTTAATTGACACGCTAACACCACTTCGACTCGCTGTTTTTGATTGGCAGCAAGTTCTACTTCTGTACCTGCGAGGGTACTGATATAGGGAGGAAGTGGTGAAAACTTATCGGGATCAACCTTAACCATCAAACCATTTTGGACTTTTTGATTATCAGCAAAATAATCGTGAGTCGACGTTAACAAGTTAAAGCGTACCGGTTCGCCTAATGTAAGAGAGAAGCGACGACCCGTTAAGCGGATCTCTTGTCCTTCATCGGTGCCTTTGGCGAGCAAACAGAGGGATTGGCTCGATTTGTTTTTATCTGGCAAGTGCAAGAAGTAGGAACGTGGACTGCCGCCGCCGATTTTGAGTTGTGCTCCGCGTCTGGCTTTAGCAAAAGCAACGGCACCCAGCGCTACAGACCAGTCTGGATGCGGGTTATCTAATACAGTAACCGGAGAGCCTTTCCATTCAGAGATAAGCTCAGTTAAACGCCCAGCGACCAAATCACTATTGAAGACTCCGCCATTAAGCAGCAATCCAACAGGGATCGCTGGTAATTGATCGCTATTTAATGCCTGTTGACACACTTGCTGATGGGAGTACAAAAACTCAGCAATATGCTTGCTGACTGCGGGGTCGGCAACGTAGGGCAAACCAAACTCGACCACCGCTGAGCGCTTTTTATCCGGCAGTTGATCACAAGCGGTTTTGGGAAAGAAACCTTCCAGTGCAATTTGATGGACTTCCTGTTTATTCAGCGTGATGCTTTTAGTGCCACCGATCAGTTTCGAGCCGCTGCCCAACATGGTGATCTTGAGTTCTTCAGGCGCTTGCGAGGAGAGTAGCGCTTCTTTAGCGCTGCGGGTTTGTTGAATCAGTTTGCTTAAGTTGGCAGCATTAAGCTTACTTGAATGATTGAATCTCTGCTCTGAAACATGCGCCAATGCAAGGTCGAGGTTATCCCCGCCAAGCATCAAGTGTTCGCCAACGCCGATACGGTTAAGAGACAACTCATTCTCTTCATTCTTGGCTTCAATTAAGCTTAAGTCAGTAGTACCACCGCCCACATCACAGACTAAAATCAGTGGAACTTGATCAAGCTCTTGTGACGCTGTCACCTTATGTCGTGCGTACCAATCATAGCAAACCGCCTGAGGTTCTTCGAGTAGGTGAACCTTATCGAGTCCCGCGAGTTTAGCGGCTTGTAACGTCAGTTTACGTGCTGTTTCATCAAACGAAGCAGGCACAGTAATCACCACCTCTTGCTGCTCCAGTTTGTTATAGTGATGTCGATGATTCCACGCTTGACGAATATGGTTAAGATAGCTGGCGCTGGCGACCACCGGAGACACTTTTTCAACATCGCTAGCGCCCGCCCACGGAAGAATATCGTCTTGGCGATCAACGCCTTGATGCGACAGCCAACTTTTCGCACTGGCGACTTGGCGTCCCTCAACTTTCGCACCCAACTCACGTGCCCACTCGCCAATAATAACTTGCTCAATATCGCCTTGAACGAGCGTCGATTCCCACGGTAACGCAAGGTCTGCTTGAGCAACTTGATCAGTGGCTGGGTGATAACGAAAAGAAGGCAGCAGCGGTTTACGTGCAACCTCGCCGGGACCGACTAATTGATCGATTTCAAACAGTGAAACAGGGGATTGCGACAAGTCGTGTTGAATTTCACAATACGCGACGACGGTATTGGTTGTGCCTAAATCAATACCAACTAAATATTGTGCCGTTGCCATGATTTCGCTCCGTGATTAAATAGTGCCAGATCGTGAGATGAGAAAACGGCACTCGAAAGTGCCGTTAAAATAGTGAGAATTTTGCTTAACTCTCTTCGCGCACATCAAATTCGACATGCCATTTTTGACCATTGTCGGAGGCAATGGCTTCTAAGTAGAGTGTGCCAAGTTCTGTGACTCGTGACGCAAGGGTAACGGGGACCACTTCTCCAACACTGCGACCTTCTGATAATGGTAAAGTCACCTGAATTTCTGGAAGTTCTTCAAGTTCTTCTGGTTGCCAGAAATCTAAGTGAACGCCGGCATCATCGTCACGTCGCGTGGTTGAGCCAAAGAATTGGAAGTGCACGGGTTGACCGATGACCAAGCCAAACTCTTGGCTTGGAACTGCAACGCTGCTGCCTTCTTCCATCCCAAATGGCGCAACACATAACGCTTCCATTGGCGGTGCCATTCCTGGAATCGCTGGCATCGCACTTTCAATACCAATGTAATAACTCGATGCGATACCACCACGGATGCGGACACCTTGCCCACGGCGCACGCTGCCATAGTAGGCTGCGCCACTGGCGACAGCGAGATCCAAATCAAGACCTGCTAGCCTCTTGGCAGTTGGCGACTGCGCTTTCTCAAGCCATTGATTAATCGTGGTAAATAAACGCTCCGACAGTAGCTTAGATTTTAGCACTCCACCGTTAAACAATAGTGCAGTGGGTTTGATAAATTCTGGCGAACTGTTCATGCCCGGCATACCGGCAAATAGGTTATCCGCTGCATCACTTTGACGACTTAAGAACGCCGCGATATGACGAGTGATCGCCGCATCTTGTGCGTAGGGCAAGCCCATTTGGGTTAGAGCACCGCGAGCACGTTGCACCGGATGTTCATTAATCGCAACCTGAGGGAAGAAACCATCCACCAAGGTTTGCTGTACTTCTTGCTGGGTCAATTCCGTTTTGAGCGTTGCACCAAGCAGTTTTGAGCCACGACTTGGCACCACAATCGGAACCGCTTGCAGATCAGCATCGTTCAGCAAGGCTTCTTTGGCATCGCGACAGGCGTGCGTCATCGCTTGCACTTGCCACGGTTGCAACTCTTTGCCTTCTGATGCCAGTTTCATTTTAAGGCGATAGGCGAGGGCGAGATCCATGTTGTCACCGCCCAACAGAATATGTTCACCGACCGCGACACGCTCTAGGCTTAGGTTGCCATCGTTTTCGGTGACCGCAACAAGGGATAAATCCGTTGTACCACCACCGACATCAATCACAAGGACAATATCGCCAACGCTGACTTCATCGCGCCACTTGTCATCGCTATTGTCAATCCAGCTATAAAGCGCCGCTTGAGGTTCTTCAAGTAGGGTTAAATGATGCAGTCCAATGTTTCGTGCTGCTTCTGCGGTCAAATCACGCGCAGCAGGATCAAAGGAGGCAGGCACCGTAATAGTGACGTCTTGCGACTCGAGGTTGTGCTCGGGATGAGCGTGATTCCAAGCCAGTTTGAGGTGCTCAAGATAGAGTTCCGTTGCGCGCAGCGGTGACACTTTTGCCACTTCTTCTGGGCTACCTTGCGGCAAAAAGCTATCTCTGCGGTTAACGCCGCCGTGACAAAGCCAAGATTTTGCACTAGCCACAAGGCGAATAGGCGTTTTTGCACCGAAGTTACGCGCAATCGCACCGACCAGTGCATTAGGTTCATTGGTCCAAGGCAGAGTGCGTGAGCCTGCGCCCATTTCATGTTCGTACGGTTGGTAAAGAAACGAGCCTAGTTGTTTGAATGACTCGATGGTTCCAGCTCCCGTTAATTGAGGGATATCGACCACATAAACTTGTGGGTTTTCCACCTCAGTATCGACGTACGACATCACACAGTGAGTCGTCCCTAAATCGATACCAACACTGAATTTAGCACTATGTTCCATTATAACTCGACCTCAGCAGGGGCAATGATAGAGGCATCGAAATTTTCAGCTAACTTAGGCAGAGTGACCTTGTCAGCTTTCCAGCCTTTATGTACCAATGTGCCGGTAAATGGCGCGCTGCCGGTGACATTTCCAATTAAGCGTACTGCCTGAGGGTTGAAGCCTTCAGCAATTTGAATTCGTGTTTCTTCGTCTTCGCTACGAATTGGCGAAAGCTCGAAGTATTCTGAGATCACTTTCTTACCACCCGTGTGAACCACACGCGCCGCCGCGCCAACTTCTTCATCAGAAAAAGCGGTAAGATCTTCTTGAAGGAAGTCAATCATACGCGCTTCTTTTTGCATCAGAGAAAGCAGTTGCATCGCAGAGTCTGTGGTCGCAGTGGCAAGTTTAGATTCGACTTCAACGACCTTTTCGATCACTTTCTCAACTTCAACGACTTTTTCTACTTCAACAATCTTCTCAACGGGCTTTTCTACCTCGACGATTTTTTCAACCGGCTTTTCAACCACCTTCTCGATCACTTTGCTTTTGCGTGAAACGGCAACCGCAAGTAGCAGGACACTTGATGCGGCTAAACCAGCGTGAAGCATATCGAAAGTAGTGGGAATGACGTTTAGATCGAAGTTCATAGCAATGTCTCTATATGATTATCATTATTAACTAATTTTGCGGCGGATTTTAGCATAATCAACAGTTACAAGGCGAACCTTTCACTTTAATCACTCAAGTAACCGCGAGTATTTGCTTAAAAATTCAACGTTTAAATTAAAGATTAGACCTTTTATAGTGATCATGGCGGCTGTTTTTGACACTTTATGGTGTTGCGTATGCTAACTTTATGTAAAAATGTAAAAAAATTACACAAATTGGCACCTTTGCCGTTACTTTTTCATTTAAACAGATGATGCAACTGACAAAATAACAATAATCAAGTCAGCTAGGGCTAGAGCATGGTAACACGAGTCAACCTAGAGGATCGCGGCGTTAAGCGATACTCTCTAACTGTGTTTGTTTGCGGAATAATGTTCACGGTTTTGATCTTACA is a window encoding:
- a CDS encoding Hsp70 family protein; protein product: MATAQYLVGIDLGTTNTVVAYCEIQHDLSQSPVSLFEIDQLVGPGEVARKPLLPSFRYHPATDQVAQADLALPWESTLVQGDIEQVIIGEWARELGAKVEGRQVASAKSWLSHQGVDRQDDILPWAGASDVEKVSPVVASASYLNHIRQAWNHRHHYNKLEQQEVVITVPASFDETARKLTLQAAKLAGLDKVHLLEEPQAVCYDWYARHKVTASQELDQVPLILVCDVGGGTTDLSLIEAKNEENELSLNRIGVGEHLMLGGDNLDLALAHVSEQRFNHSSKLNAANLSKLIQQTRSAKEALLSSQAPEELKITMLGSGSKLIGGTKSITLNKQEVHQIALEGFFPKTACDQLPDKKRSAVVEFGLPYVADPAVSKHIAEFLYSHQQVCQQALNSDQLPAIPVGLLLNGGVFNSDLVAGRLTELISEWKGSPVTVLDNPHPDWSVALGAVAFAKARRGAQLKIGGGSPRSYFLHLPDKNKSSQSLCLLAKGTDEGQEIRLTGRRFSLTLGEPVRFNLLTSTHDYFADNQKVQNGLMVKVDPDKFSPLPPYISTLAGTEVELAANQKQRVEVVLACQLTEVGTLKLECVSVADDAQRWLLEFEVRGAQSQESEIKVHPGLESSQALISRLYSGNKQSADSKDIKLLSKNLEKNLGKKEDWDSYTIRSLVDSFNLGRKRRRRSEQHEKNWLRLTGFCMRPGFGDATDSWRMEQIWALYNQGIQFQNPQGWSDWWVFWRRVSGGLNQEQQETILADIAKYLHPGAIKNAKTFQGAKDKGYEAMVRLSASLENLYVDDKVLLATWFLNKAINSPLFVQAHWWALGRLAGRTPLYGSQHNVVPREQIEQWLERILTLDWNKESMIGFACMLMCRKTGDRTIDIQESYRQQVIDKLKASKAPQTWLDLVSEVQTLDTQDTKRLFGDALPTGLQLISQ
- a CDS encoding Hsp70 family protein; this encodes MEHSAKFSVGIDLGTTHCVMSYVDTEVENPQVYVVDIPQLTGAGTIESFKQLGSFLYQPYEHEMGAGSRTLPWTNEPNALVGAIARNFGAKTPIRLVASAKSWLCHGGVNRRDSFLPQGSPEEVAKVSPLRATELYLEHLKLAWNHAHPEHNLESQDVTITVPASFDPAARDLTAEAARNIGLHHLTLLEEPQAALYSWIDNSDDKWRDEVSVGDIVLVIDVGGGTTDLSLVAVTENDGNLSLERVAVGEHILLGGDNMDLALAYRLKMKLASEGKELQPWQVQAMTHACRDAKEALLNDADLQAVPIVVPSRGSKLLGATLKTELTQQEVQQTLVDGFFPQVAINEHPVQRARGALTQMGLPYAQDAAITRHIAAFLSRQSDAADNLFAGMPGMNSSPEFIKPTALLFNGGVLKSKLLSERLFTTINQWLEKAQSPTAKRLAGLDLDLAVASGAAYYGSVRRGQGVRIRGGIASSYYIGIESAMPAIPGMAPPMEALCVAPFGMEEGSSVAVPSQEFGLVIGQPVHFQFFGSTTRRDDDAGVHLDFWQPEELEELPEIQVTLPLSEGRSVGEVVPVTLASRVTELGTLYLEAIASDNGQKWHVEFDVREES
- a CDS encoding DUF2760 domain-containing protein yields the protein MNFDLNVIPTTFDMLHAGLAASSVLLLAVAVSRKSKVIEKVVEKPVEKIVEVEKPVEKIVEVEKVVEVEKVIEKVVEVESKLATATTDSAMQLLSLMQKEARMIDFLQEDLTAFSDEEVGAAARVVHTGGKKVISEYFELSPIRSEDEETRIQIAEGFNPQAVRLIGNVTGSAPFTGTLVHKGWKADKVTLPKLAENFDASIIAPAEVEL